The Anabaena sphaerica FACHB-251 nucleotide sequence TAATTAAATACCAAATCTCGTTTACCTTTTGATATTGATGATAATTATCAATGATGACAATATCGGTTGGTTTTTGCTGTCGCTTTTGCTTTCGATTTACTTTCTGAACTGCACAAAGAATTCCAGTTTCAGGATGGATGTAAAAACGGTCATAGTAACTTCCATCTAACCGAATTCGATTCCATCGGTAAGACTTGCTATAAACCTGACCATCAATGATTTCTACATGGCGTTCAACGTAGTCCCATAGATGACCAATTACGTGCTGTCCTGCCATTGTGCTGGTATCTAATTTTTGGCACAGTTCGCTGTAAATGTCGTTCCAAGGTTGTCCGACTTTTGAACGCAGAAACCGACGCAAAGGACCGAGATGATCTGAAAGATATTTGGATTTTTTTGTGGGTTTAATCAGGTAGGAATTAAATAATCCATCCTCAGTTGCTTCTTCGGTGATTTTTTGTAATTGCTTTTTAAAGCCACTCAACTTTTTGAGACTAATTCTTCTCCCACCACGAGGCCGCTCAATCACAATTTCGCTCAAACGATGTTCGCTCATATCTCACGTTGTTTAAATGCAAATGCAGTTGTAACGATTGGTTTTTGATTGCAAATGATTTAGCGAACATCATCGGTTTGACCTCCTTATACGTGATTGAGTTAAATACAATTTAAATAATGAGAATTCCGCACAAGTCAGCAAAGCGGTTTTCACAATTGCCTTTACCAATTAGGCTACGCTCCCATCAACGGGAGCGACAGGAATTGAACCTGCAAATCCGTTGCCGGATGGTGTGTAGGCTTTACAAATTGGGGCGCGGAATATTAAATGAATCCGTGCAAGTTCAAGAAACTTTTTACAGCTACGGTTGTTCTTACCAAATATTGGCAGTGGACACGCACGCTAAATCTGCGAGAGATTTAGTAATCATGCTTCGCTTGCTCGATTGCTCGAATTTTGCTACCTTAGAACCGTTATAAATGTGTATGTATGTTTCTTCTATCGGGGCGCGGAATACTAAAATACTTTAACCATAAACAGCTTCAGGACGGATGATTAAATCACCACTGGGACGACGATCAATTATGTAATTAGAAAGGCGATCGCTTTTCACATCTAAATGTCGAGCAACCTGTTCTTTAACTACTACATCATTCATCCCTGCTGTAATTCCCAGTTGTTTTTCTGTAACATCAACAGAACGTCCCTCAAATCGAATATGAACCATTGTCATCACCTCTTTTTAAATTACAAATTGTTATTCATGGATCTGATCGGGATTGAACCGATACCCTCCCTGTGAGAGTTGCACTCACACCTCGTGTAAGTTGAAAAAGCTGTGGTTACACCGCAGGAATTGAACCTGCACTTATCATTTTGCAGATGATCGCTCTACCAATTGAGCAAGTATGTAAGCTTTTTCTGTCAGGACACAAGTGAATCCAGGAACTCTACCATTAGAGCTACAGACCCAAGAAAAGCATGATTACATGGTTTTTGTTTTGCCTCTTGGGGAGGCGTTTGTGTTGATACTACATTTGTAATACAAATACTACTCGATGTCAAGAGCATACTACAAATTTTTGGGAAAGTCAGAAAACTGCACCATGAATTACTTCACGGTGCGTAACATTCTTTTGGACTGATTTACTCAAATAACTCCCGATGTTGATAAGCAAACCGTGAAACATCTTCACTCGAAACAGGTTGAGCGTAAATAGCCTGATTACGAATAGCTTGCATCTGCTCAGATTCTCGTTCCATTGCCGGGGTAAACTGCGATCGCTGTTTCAACAAATCCTCAAACTCAATTTGCCCTGGTTTACCTTGAGCAAAAGCCCTTTCAGCACAGCGCCGTACAGCATTACCAATTTCTGCGGGAGTACAAATTCTATACTCAGTTAACAACCTACGCCATTGCTCATCACTCCAAGGCGAATCATTACCTCGAAAACCTGGAAAATACTTAGCTAAATGCAAATTGAAAACTTCGTATCTTGCCCCCTCATGGGGTAAATCTACAAAAAACACATCATCAAAACGACGCACCAATTCCGCAGGTAGCATTTCCAAGCGGTTAATAGTAGCAACAGTATAAACAGGCTCTTGATGCTCCTGCATCCAAGTTAACAAAGCCGCAGATAAACGCCGTGCCACACCACCATCTGCATTCGAGTCCCAGCCAGCAAAACCCTTATCAAAATCATCCCAGTAGAGAACACAGGGAGCAAGGGATGTTACCAAAGCGATAAACTCCTTTAACGCTCGATCAGGATGAGGACTACCCAATAATACACCCCAATTAGCTGCTAACAACGGCAATCCCATTTTCTTAGCTGCTAACTTAGCCGATAAACTTTTACCTGTACCTGGTGATCCCCATAACAGCATTCCCGTGGGAAACTGCAAATTATATTTTTGTGCTTCTGGTTGTAGTAAACAGGTAATAGTTTCTAACCGTTTTGAGAGTAAATCTAAACCTCCGGCTGAAGGTACATCAGGTTGGGCAATATACTCTAAACCACGTCCCCGTAATTTGTTAACTTTATGATCTAGAACTAATTGGGCGATATCCTCAAGCTGCTCTGTAAAACCCAAACCTTGCTTTAGTAGCATCCTTATTTCACCTACAGGTAAACCCTGACAAGCACGAATAAGCATTTGCATTGTTTGGTTTCTTGAAACTTGAAAATTGGCATTACTCCCATCAAAACTTAAAACAGTGTTTGATGAAGGATGACTATTATCTAAAACCGAATGTGTATCTAAAACTGAATGTGTATTTAAAACCGAATGCGAACAACAATCAAAAAACTGTTGTACAATCAGTTCTACCTGCTCTTGATCTGGCAGTGGATGAGACAGCACCGGAATAAAAGGCTGTAATTCTAAAGGTAGCTGAACGTAAGTTTCTAATAATACCAAGTAAATATTCTGTTGACTCCACAAAGCTTGATAATAAGCATTTAGTAGTTGATAACTCAGTTTTTGACTAATTTTGTTACCTTCATTTTCCTGTAGCATCCCCTCCAATAAATAAATACCTGGTTGATAGTCTGTCAAAAGATACTCAAGAATATCCTGGTTTTTACCCCTGTCAGTTGGCTGTAAAATGTACTGACCTTGATGCTGAATTAACTGCTGTAGTTCACAGTAACCGGGATTCCAAAGAAAAACTGACAAAGACCTCTCCTCACCCCAGTCGTAAAACTGCTGTAAAATCTGCATTCTGTCAGGTGTATGATATTCCACAGCTACAATTGCCGTATTTTGGTGAGCTAAGGTAGGCCAGTCTGTCAATTTCATGAGTTTGATTTGAATGACTTATTTTCTCTTGTAGAGTAAATTGATTGCTGATGCCTTAGCCTTTTGGATAATTATCAGTATCCAGCAGACTATATTTTTTATTTGAGCAATAGCGATATATTCAGCGCAACGTAGGGGCTTAAATAAGCCTAGTCCCTGTGATTCTTCTTTAGCGAGGATAATATCTTCAGTTTCCCCGATACCACTTTCTGCCAATATGCTTTCTAGTTCTGATAGATACGATGGAGTCAGTTGTTTGTTGGTTCTGAGTTTGAAAATAAAAATAACTATATTATCCTGATGCGAATCGCAAAAACGCCCATGCGTTACCCGGATTTCTCAAAGTTATCCGATGATGTAAAGCCAGACATTCGGCACTAGATTTACAATATAATTAAGTTAATCAAATTAAACAGATAAATGAATGCGTAAACAAGTTATCGAATATACATCTCCACTAGATGCGTTGATTGCCCTTACCAAACAGTTAAATGTTTATGAAATCAAGTACCAAATGAGTTCAGAAGATTTTTTTGCCAAATATAGCCAAGGAGAAACTTCTGATGATGAAGAGTTTGTCGAATGGGCAGGAAATTATCAGCATTATCTGGCTTTACACCAAGAAATAACCAGCAAACTCAAAGATGTCGCGTAAAATTATCCAAGGGTATTTAGATGAAGTTGAGCAACTTTTAATTAATTGCTCTAACGCATACATTGAGGAGTATAGTGCGGTAATTTTAACGCCGGAGCGTGCTAATCTCCGTATTAGAATACGTTTTGCAATTAAATATTTACTAGCAGTTAGTGAAGCCTTTGTTGTTGTAAATAATCAGATTGAATATGTTGATTACCGCTATCACTTTCAAGATGAGCAAAATAGTCTGATTTTTCGTTATGACAGTACACCACACTTTCCCAACTTGCCTAGTTTCCCCCACCATAAACATCTTTTTGACAATGTAATTGCTTGCGAAAAGCCACATATAGCTGATGTTTTACAAGAAGTGATGGAGTTTTTAAAGTAGGAATACTATTGTCAATTATTCATTGTTAATTGTCCATTATTGAAAATAACTAAAATAATCCAGTTACTTAAAAAGTATAAATTCTTATCAGAATAAACTTGGATTTAAAATTAAAGAAAGTAAAATAGGAAGTAAATAAATTATGAAAGCCGCGATTGCGGCCAGGAAGTGAAAAATTCACTTCATGAAAGGAAGAAAGTAAAATGGCAACAGCCAAAACTCGTACTAACGGCAACACTCGCAGTACAACTAACGGTAAAGCATCAGCGAAAACAAATAATGCAGCTTCCGCAACTAAATCTAAGGCAGTAAATGCTTCACCACAACAAGAAGCATTAGCTTTATTGAAAGAATTGCGAAATTTAATCTTCAAAGAATACGGGATTAAATTACAGCTACGAGACTCAAGAATTTCTACTAAAATCGGTCATGCAGCCCGTGAAAAACTCGGACTTGATATTGCAGCACAAGTAAAAAAGAAAGGCGGTAATAAAAAGTTTGATTGGCAGAAATGGAATAGCAAATTATTTCCTAAATTGTTTGGACAACCGGATGCTCTGAAATATCCACCAGAAGTAGTTGCTATTTTCATGAGTATGCTATACGACACAATTAGCACCGACCCAGAACAAGGAATAGCTGATTTAGTCGAATTCAACCGTGCATCTTTGGAACGTCGCAATTCATTCCAAGAACAAGA carries:
- the tumE gene encoding toxin TumE, with the translated sequence MSRKIIQGYLDEVEQLLINCSNAYIEEYSAVILTPERANLRIRIRFAIKYLLAVSEAFVVVNNQIEYVDYRYHFQDEQNSLIFRYDSTPHFPNLPSFPHHKHLFDNVIACEKPHIADVLQEVMEFLK
- the tumA gene encoding antitoxin TumA, producing MRKQVIEYTSPLDALIALTKQLNVYEIKYQMSSEDFFAKYSQGETSDDEEFVEWAGNYQHYLALHQEITSKLKDVA
- a CDS encoding ATP-binding protein, coding for MKLTDWPTLAHQNTAIVAVEYHTPDRMQILQQFYDWGEERSLSVFLWNPGYCELQQLIQHQGQYILQPTDRGKNQDILEYLLTDYQPGIYLLEGMLQENEGNKISQKLSYQLLNAYYQALWSQQNIYLVLLETYVQLPLELQPFIPVLSHPLPDQEQVELIVQQFFDCCSHSVLNTHSVLDTHSVLDNSHPSSNTVLSFDGSNANFQVSRNQTMQMLIRACQGLPVGEIRMLLKQGLGFTEQLEDIAQLVLDHKVNKLRGRGLEYIAQPDVPSAGGLDLLSKRLETITCLLQPEAQKYNLQFPTGMLLWGSPGTGKSLSAKLAAKKMGLPLLAANWGVLLGSPHPDRALKEFIALVTSLAPCVLYWDDFDKGFAGWDSNADGGVARRLSAALLTWMQEHQEPVYTVATINRLEMLPAELVRRFDDVFFVDLPHEGARYEVFNLHLAKYFPGFRGNDSPWSDEQWRRLLTEYRICTPAEIGNAVRRCAERAFAQGKPGQIEFEDLLKQRSQFTPAMERESEQMQAIRNQAIYAQPVSSEDVSRFAYQHRELFE
- a CDS encoding primosomal protein; its protein translation is MATAKTRTNGNTRSTTNGKASAKTNNAASATKSKAVNASPQQEALALLKELRNLIFKEYGIKLQLRDSRISTKIGHAAREKLGLDIAAQVKKKGGNKKFDWQKWNSKLFPKLFGQPDALKYPPEVVAIFMSMLYDTISTDPEQGIADLVEFNRASLERRNSFQEQEEEELDDLDDELDEDLDEDEDLDEDDEEELDEDLDEDDDLDEDDDDE